In a single window of the Orcinus orca chromosome 9, mOrcOrc1.1, whole genome shotgun sequence genome:
- the TOMM7 gene encoding mitochondrial import receptor subunit TOM7 homolog isoform X2, protein MVKLSKEAKQRLQQLFKGGQFAIRWGFIPLVIYLGFKRGADPGMPEPTVLSLLWG, encoded by the exons ATGGTGAAGCTGAGCAAAGAGGCCAAGCAGAGGCTGCAGCAGCTTTTCAAGGGAGGCCAGTTTGCCATCCGTTGGGGCTTTATTCCTCTCGTGATTTACCTGG GATTTAAGAGGGGTGCAGATCCTGGAATGCCTGAACCAACTGTTTTGAG CTTACTTTGGGGATAA
- the TOMM7 gene encoding mitochondrial import receptor subunit TOM7 homolog isoform X3, producing MVKLSKEAKQRLQQLFKGGQFAIRWGFIPLVIYLGFKRGADPGMPEPTVLRETVP from the exons ATGGTGAAGCTGAGCAAAGAGGCCAAGCAGAGGCTGCAGCAGCTTTTCAAGGGAGGCCAGTTTGCCATCCGTTGGGGCTTTATTCCTCTCGTGATTTACCTGG GATTTAAGAGGGGTGCAGATCCTGGAATGCCTGAACCAACTGTTTTGAG GGAAACAGTACCTTAG
- the TOMM7 gene encoding mitochondrial import receptor subunit TOM7 homolog isoform X1, whose translation MVKLSKEAKQRLQQLFKGGQFAIRWGFIPLVIYLGFKRGADPGMPEPTVLSYFLRETVP comes from the exons ATGGTGAAGCTGAGCAAAGAGGCCAAGCAGAGGCTGCAGCAGCTTTTCAAGGGAGGCCAGTTTGCCATCCGTTGGGGCTTTATTCCTCTCGTGATTTACCTGG GATTTAAGAGGGGTGCAGATCCTGGAATGCCTGAACCAACTGTTTTGAG TTATTTCCTTAGGGAAACAGTACCTTAG